The Nocardia higoensis genome has a segment encoding these proteins:
- a CDS encoding D-alanyl-D-alanine carboxypeptidase, giving the protein MGDSASRGRRRLWITVVTTFAVIALLAGTALLVVRPWTPEFRHGKLTIAESPAPVRALPRLQPADDNGAPTPAGVTAALAQPITSPDLGDFSGVVTDAETGTTLWSSDADEARIPSSTNKILTTAAALLALPADHRVVTKVVAGAAPNELVLVGGGDPTLTAQPDGKGYYPNSARLSDLVGQIRSAGRAVDTIVVDTSLYAGPTMAQGWEDIDVPQGSIAPIEAVMIDGGRAEALVEYSPRTTTPALDVGRTLAAALGLDPNRVRTGTADPAAAEVASVRSAPLRDRLHAMMLHSDNVLAETIGREIALATGHEPSFTGAVAAVRATLEGAGFDLTGVVLHDSSGLSTDDRLPARLLDDILAAAAAAGGEIPESADEDGATTTAGSGADRGTDHAALTPLLDALPVAGATGSLSSRYVQQNREGAGWVRAKTGTLTVASTLAGYVLDRDGRVLTFALMSNDRPPEVSRPALDAIARTLRNCGCS; this is encoded by the coding sequence ATCGGCGACTCGGCCTCCCGCGGCCGCAGACGCCTGTGGATCACGGTGGTCACGACCTTCGCCGTGATCGCGCTGCTGGCGGGCACGGCATTGCTGGTGGTGCGGCCGTGGACTCCGGAATTCCGGCACGGCAAACTGACCATCGCCGAATCACCCGCGCCGGTGCGGGCCCTCCCCCGGTTGCAGCCCGCCGACGACAACGGCGCGCCCACTCCGGCCGGGGTGACCGCCGCGCTGGCCCAGCCGATCACCAGCCCCGACCTCGGCGATTTCTCCGGCGTGGTCACCGACGCCGAGACCGGGACGACCCTGTGGAGCTCCGACGCCGACGAAGCCCGCATCCCGTCCTCGACGAACAAGATCCTCACCACCGCGGCCGCGCTGCTCGCGCTGCCCGCCGACCACCGGGTGGTCACCAAGGTCGTCGCGGGCGCGGCGCCGAACGAACTGGTGCTCGTCGGCGGCGGTGACCCGACGCTCACCGCGCAGCCCGACGGCAAGGGGTACTACCCGAATTCGGCTCGACTGTCGGATCTGGTCGGCCAGATCCGGTCGGCGGGCCGCGCGGTCGACACCATCGTGGTGGACACCTCGCTGTACGCCGGTCCGACGATGGCGCAGGGCTGGGAAGACATCGACGTCCCGCAGGGGTCGATCGCGCCGATCGAAGCGGTGATGATCGACGGCGGCCGCGCCGAGGCGCTGGTCGAGTACTCCCCGCGCACCACCACCCCGGCGCTGGACGTGGGCCGCACGCTGGCCGCCGCCCTGGGACTTGACCCGAATCGGGTGCGCACCGGAACCGCTGATCCCGCGGCCGCGGAGGTGGCCTCGGTGCGTTCGGCGCCGCTGCGCGATCGCCTGCACGCGATGATGCTGCACTCGGACAATGTGCTCGCCGAGACCATCGGCCGCGAGATCGCGCTGGCCACCGGCCACGAGCCGTCCTTCACCGGCGCGGTCGCCGCGGTGCGCGCCACCCTCGAGGGCGCCGGCTTCGATCTGACCGGTGTGGTGCTGCACGACTCCAGCGGCCTGTCGACCGACGACCGCCTGCCCGCCCGGCTGCTCGACGACATCCTGGCCGCCGCCGCCGCGGCCGGGGGCGAGATCCCCGAGAGCGCCGACGAGGACGGCGCCACCACCACGGCCGGGAGCGGCGCGGATCGGGGAACCGACCACGCCGCGCTCACCCCGCTGCTGGACGCGCTGCCGGTCGCGGGCGCGACCGGCTCGCTGAGCTCGCGCTATGTGCAGCAGAACCGGGAGGGCGCGGGCTGGGTGCGCGCCAAGACCGGAACTCTCACGGTTGCCAGCACGTTGGCCGGGTATGTGCTCGACAGAGATGGACGGGTGCTGACCTTCGCGTTGATGTCGAACGATCGGCCGCCGGAGGTGAGCCGACCGGCGCTGGACGCCATCGCGCGCACATTACGCAACTGTGGATGCTCGTGA
- the hpt gene encoding hypoxanthine phosphoribosyltransferase, whose translation MYGDDIASVLITEEQIAAKTGELAELIAKRYPEGSSADDLLLVGVLKGAIFFMTDLAKALPIPTQMEFMAVSSYGSSTSSSGVVRIMKDLDKDIAGRNVLIVEDIIDSGLTLSWLMRNLSTRNPASLEVVTLLRKPDALRTQVEVAHVGFDIPNEFVVGYGLDYAERYRDLPYIGTLNPKVYGGA comes from the coding sequence GTGTACGGGGACGACATCGCATCGGTGCTGATCACCGAGGAACAGATCGCCGCCAAGACCGGTGAGCTGGCCGAGCTGATCGCCAAGCGCTACCCGGAGGGCTCCTCCGCGGACGACCTGCTGCTGGTCGGCGTGCTCAAAGGCGCCATCTTCTTCATGACCGACCTGGCCAAGGCGCTGCCGATTCCGACCCAGATGGAATTCATGGCCGTCTCCTCCTACGGGTCGTCCACCTCGTCGTCGGGCGTGGTGCGGATCATGAAGGACCTGGACAAGGACATCGCGGGCCGCAATGTGCTGATCGTCGAGGACATCATCGACTCCGGCCTGACGCTGTCGTGGCTGATGCGCAACCTGTCCACCCGCAACCCGGCCTCGCTGGAAGTGGTCACCCTGCTGCGCAAGCCCGACGCGCTGCGCACCCAGGTGGAGGTCGCCCATGTCGGCTTCGACATCCCCAACGAATTCGTCGTCGGTTACGGCCTGGACTACGCCGAGCGCTACCGCGACCTGCCCTACATCGGCACCCTGAATCCGAAGGTGTACGGCGGGGCCTGA
- a CDS encoding Pls/PosA family non-ribosomal peptide synthetase, with translation MLHPQVDAATETAPQEPGAQPDPLSRARYAPAPRTLVDVLDATIATHPDAPAIDDGDTVLSYAELHGEITTRTAELVAAGVRRGDRVGIRMPSGSRDLYITILAALHAGAAYVPVDADDPEERATLVFGEAGVRVLVTGSGIERFGATSGDTTAGDASAPPALDDDAWIIFTSGSTGTPKGVAVTHRSAAAFVDAEARLFLRDAPIGPGDRVLAGLSVAFDASCEEMWLAWRHGACLVPAPRTLVRTGADLGPWLVRREISVVSTVPTLAATWPPEALEAVRLLIFGGEAVPPELAERVVREDDIGREVWNTYGPTEATVVACAAPLTGEGPVRIGLPLDGWDLAVVDAQGNPVGEGESGELVIGGVGLARYLDPAKDAEKYAPAPRLGWDRAYRSGDMVRNEAEGLVFLGRADDQIKLGGRRIELGEIDNALQHLPGVTAAAAAIRTTKAGNKILIGYLTGPDQDYDLHAAREILAGQLPAPLVPRLAVVEDMPTRTSGKVDRGALPWPLPKREADDDGRLSETARWVAAQWDAILGAEVGGPDADFFDLGGGSLAAAQLVTALRERYPTVAVADLYDHPRFGALVTFLEQSAPAAAVETRTVAPTPRRAQLVQLLATVPLTTLTGLQWFTWLAIVGNVAAWSHSLPWLPRLSWWWALLAFLMFITPIGRMTLCVLGARLLLRGVRPGSYPRGGSVHLRLWAAVRLSEASGAESLSGAPFMVPFARALGARVGRGVDLHTLPPVTGMLELGDGACVEPEVDLSGYWIDGDIVHIGPIEVGAGAVVGSRSIVMPGARIGKGAEIAPGSAVAGRIKGGQEWAGSPAVKVGKARHRWPEQAPARARHWIVVFALTSMGLASLPVLALVAGAGWLAWCVRDTTTLEDALLGAYGALPPAVLITLAVYAGATIALVRLFSIGLTEGYHPVRSRIGWQAWATERLLDGARTFLFPLYASLITPIWLRLLGAKVGKHVEASTVLLLPKFTTVADGAFLADDTMIAGYELGGGWLRIGEAKVGKRAFLGNSGMTAPGRRVPKNGLVAVLSAAPSKAKAGSSWVGSPPVRLRRAAESADSRRTFDPSPGLKVARAFVETCRLIPVVVTFAIGLGVLFALAWLARTFGHPVAALLSGVTLLVAGALACATAVAAKWLLVGRIRAEEHPLWSSFVWRNEVSDTFVETVAAPWFARAATGTAVLNLWLRGLGAKIGRGVWCESYWLPEADLVTLGDGATVERGCVVQTHLFHDRIMAMDTVVLAPGATLGPHCVALPASTIGAGATVGPASLVMRGDTVPASTSWWGNPIAPWARPRPEASAPEPGR, from the coding sequence ATGCTCCACCCACAGGTCGATGCGGCGACCGAGACGGCGCCGCAGGAGCCGGGGGCACAGCCCGACCCGCTCTCGCGCGCACGATACGCACCCGCGCCGCGCACGCTGGTCGACGTCCTCGACGCCACCATCGCCACGCACCCGGACGCACCCGCGATCGACGACGGTGACACCGTCCTGTCCTACGCCGAACTGCACGGCGAGATAACCACTCGCACAGCGGAACTCGTCGCCGCCGGAGTCCGTCGCGGCGATCGGGTCGGCATCAGGATGCCCTCGGGCAGCCGCGATCTCTACATCACGATTCTCGCCGCCCTCCACGCGGGCGCGGCCTACGTCCCGGTCGACGCCGACGATCCCGAGGAGCGCGCGACCCTCGTCTTCGGCGAGGCCGGCGTCCGGGTCCTGGTCACCGGTTCCGGGATCGAACGATTCGGCGCCACGTCCGGCGACACCACCGCGGGCGACGCATCGGCGCCCCCTGCCCTCGACGACGACGCCTGGATCATCTTCACCTCCGGCTCCACCGGCACCCCGAAGGGCGTGGCCGTCACCCACCGCAGCGCCGCGGCTTTCGTCGACGCCGAGGCGCGGCTGTTCCTGCGAGACGCGCCGATCGGCCCGGGCGACCGCGTGCTGGCCGGTCTGTCGGTGGCCTTCGACGCCTCCTGCGAGGAGATGTGGCTGGCCTGGCGGCACGGCGCGTGCCTGGTTCCCGCGCCGCGCACGCTGGTGCGCACCGGCGCGGATCTGGGTCCGTGGCTGGTGCGCCGCGAGATCAGCGTGGTCTCGACGGTGCCGACGCTGGCCGCGACCTGGCCGCCGGAAGCGCTCGAAGCCGTGCGTCTGCTGATCTTCGGCGGCGAGGCCGTGCCGCCGGAACTCGCCGAGCGGGTCGTGCGCGAGGACGACATCGGCCGCGAGGTGTGGAACACCTACGGCCCCACCGAGGCGACCGTGGTGGCCTGCGCGGCGCCGCTGACCGGCGAGGGCCCGGTCCGCATCGGCCTGCCCCTGGACGGCTGGGATCTCGCGGTGGTCGACGCCCAGGGCAATCCGGTCGGGGAGGGTGAATCCGGCGAACTCGTCATCGGCGGTGTCGGCCTGGCCCGCTATCTCGATCCGGCCAAGGACGCCGAGAAGTACGCCCCGGCACCGCGTCTGGGCTGGGACCGCGCGTACCGCAGCGGCGATATGGTGCGCAACGAGGCCGAGGGCCTGGTCTTCCTCGGACGCGCCGACGACCAGATCAAGCTGGGCGGCCGCCGCATCGAACTGGGCGAGATCGACAACGCGCTGCAGCATCTGCCCGGTGTCACCGCCGCCGCTGCCGCGATCCGAACGACCAAGGCGGGCAACAAGATCCTCATCGGCTACCTCACCGGCCCGGACCAGGACTACGACCTGCACGCGGCCCGCGAGATCCTGGCCGGACAGCTGCCCGCGCCGCTGGTGCCGCGACTGGCCGTGGTCGAGGACATGCCGACCCGCACCTCCGGCAAGGTGGACCGCGGCGCCCTGCCCTGGCCGTTGCCGAAACGCGAAGCCGACGACGACGGCAGGCTCTCCGAGACGGCCCGCTGGGTCGCCGCGCAGTGGGACGCCATCCTCGGCGCCGAGGTCGGCGGTCCCGACGCCGACTTCTTCGACCTCGGCGGCGGCTCCCTGGCGGCCGCGCAACTGGTCACCGCGCTGCGCGAGCGCTACCCCACCGTGGCCGTCGCGGACCTCTACGACCATCCCCGTTTCGGCGCGCTGGTGACCTTCCTGGAGCAGTCCGCACCCGCCGCGGCGGTCGAAACGCGCACGGTCGCACCGACCCCGCGCCGCGCCCAGCTCGTCCAGCTGCTGGCGACGGTGCCGCTGACCACGCTGACCGGCCTGCAGTGGTTCACCTGGCTGGCCATCGTCGGCAATGTCGCGGCCTGGTCGCATTCGCTGCCCTGGCTGCCCCGGCTGTCGTGGTGGTGGGCGTTGCTGGCGTTCCTGATGTTCATCACCCCGATCGGCCGGATGACGCTGTGCGTGCTCGGCGCGCGACTGCTCTTGCGCGGCGTGCGGCCGGGCAGCTATCCGCGCGGCGGCTCGGTGCACCTGCGGCTGTGGGCGGCGGTGCGGTTGTCGGAAGCCAGCGGGGCGGAGAGCCTGTCCGGTGCGCCGTTCATGGTGCCGTTCGCGCGCGCGCTCGGCGCCCGGGTCGGCAGGGGCGTGGATCTGCACACCCTGCCGCCGGTGACCGGCATGCTCGAACTCGGCGACGGCGCCTGTGTGGAACCCGAGGTCGACCTGTCCGGATACTGGATCGACGGCGACATCGTGCACATCGGCCCGATCGAGGTCGGCGCGGGCGCGGTGGTCGGCTCACGCTCGATCGTGATGCCCGGCGCCAGAATCGGCAAGGGCGCCGAGATCGCGCCCGGCTCGGCGGTGGCGGGCAGGATCAAGGGCGGGCAGGAGTGGGCGGGCTCGCCCGCGGTGAAGGTGGGCAAGGCCCGCCATCGGTGGCCGGAGCAGGCACCCGCCCGCGCCAGGCACTGGATCGTCGTCTTCGCGCTGACCTCGATGGGGCTGGCGTCGTTGCCCGTGCTGGCGCTGGTCGCGGGCGCGGGCTGGCTGGCCTGGTGCGTGCGCGACACCACCACCCTCGAGGACGCGCTGCTCGGCGCGTACGGGGCGCTGCCGCCCGCGGTGCTGATCACGCTGGCCGTGTACGCGGGCGCCACGATCGCACTGGTCCGGCTGTTCTCCATCGGCCTGACCGAGGGTTACCACCCGGTGCGCAGCCGGATCGGCTGGCAGGCCTGGGCCACCGAACGGCTGCTCGACGGCGCGCGCACCTTCCTGTTCCCGCTCTACGCGAGCCTGATCACCCCGATCTGGCTGCGACTGCTGGGCGCGAAGGTCGGCAAGCACGTGGAGGCCTCCACGGTGCTGCTGTTGCCCAAGTTCACCACCGTCGCCGACGGCGCGTTCCTGGCCGACGACACCATGATCGCCGGCTACGAACTCGGCGGCGGCTGGCTGCGCATCGGCGAGGCCAAGGTCGGAAAGCGCGCCTTCCTCGGTAATTCCGGGATGACCGCGCCCGGCCGCCGGGTGCCGAAGAACGGTCTGGTCGCGGTGCTCTCGGCCGCGCCCTCCAAGGCCAAGGCTGGCTCGTCCTGGGTGGGCAGCCCGCCGGTGCGGTTGCGCCGCGCCGCCGAATCCGCCGACAGCCGACGCACTTTCGATCCCTCGCCGGGGCTGAAGGTGGCGCGCGCCTTCGTGGAGACCTGCCGACTGATTCCGGTCGTGGTGACCTTCGCCATCGGCCTGGGCGTGTTGTTCGCGCTGGCGTGGCTGGCCAGGACCTTCGGCCATCCGGTCGCCGCGCTGCTGAGCGGGGTGACCTTGCTGGTCGCGGGCGCGCTGGCCTGCGCCACCGCGGTGGCGGCGAAATGGCTTCTGGTGGGTCGGATCCGGGCCGAGGAACATCCGTTGTGGAGTTCGTTCGTGTGGCGCAACGAGGTTTCCGACACCTTCGTCGAGACCGTCGCCGCGCCCTGGTTCGCCCGCGCCGCGACCGGCACCGCGGTGCTCAATCTGTGGCTTCGCGGACTCGGCGCGAAGATCGGCCGCGGGGTATGGTGCGAATCCTATTGGCTTCCGGAGGCTGATCTGGTGACCCTCGGCGACGGCGCGACAGTGGAGCGCGGCTGCGTGGTGCAGACCCATCTGTTCCACGACCGCATCATGGCCATGGACACCGTCGTCCTGGCACCGGGCGCCACCCTCGGCCCGCACTGCGTCGCCCTGCCCGCCTCGACGATCGGCGCGGGCGCCACCGTCGGCCCGGCCTCGCTGGTCATGCGTGGTGACACCGTGCCCGCGTCCACCAGCTGGTGGGGCAATCCGATCGCGCCGTGGGCACGCCCGCGCCCGGAAGCCTCCGCGCCGGAGCCGGGACGCTGA
- the tilS gene encoding tRNA lysidine(34) synthetase TilS, with the protein MSGAPLRLPETPAALVLRHAVRSWLAEFLPADTSAVAVGLSGGPDSLALTAATVVEAGTRDLAVDALVVDHGLQAGSDQVAAEAAATARTLGVRDVRVLPVRVGTEGGPEAAARTARYAALESARAGCPVLLGHTLDDQAETVLLGLARGSGARSIQGMAPYAAPWGRPLLGVRRADTRRLCADLGLVPYDDPHNASAEFTRVRLRTEVLPLLEDVLGGGVAEALARTGAQLREDSAVLDALAAELLERASDDTGALSVEILATAPAALRRRALRTWLLAGGANALTGKHLHAVDALIVDWRGQGGVAVGGGTARARLVAARERGRLTLRRHDRSPAR; encoded by the coding sequence GTGAGCGGCGCGCCCCTCCGCTTGCCGGAGACCCCGGCGGCACTGGTCCTACGCCATGCCGTGCGGTCCTGGCTGGCCGAGTTCCTGCCCGCGGACACCTCCGCGGTCGCGGTCGGCCTGTCCGGGGGGCCCGACTCGCTGGCGCTGACCGCCGCGACGGTCGTGGAAGCGGGCACGCGAGATCTCGCGGTGGACGCGCTCGTCGTCGACCACGGGTTGCAGGCGGGCTCCGACCAGGTGGCCGCCGAGGCGGCCGCCACCGCCCGCACCCTGGGCGTTCGCGACGTCCGGGTACTTCCGGTCCGGGTCGGCACCGAGGGCGGTCCGGAAGCCGCTGCCCGAACCGCCCGCTACGCCGCGCTCGAATCCGCTCGCGCCGGCTGCCCGGTTCTGCTCGGGCACACCCTCGACGATCAGGCCGAAACCGTGCTGCTCGGGCTGGCCCGAGGCTCCGGCGCCCGTTCCATCCAGGGCATGGCCCCCTACGCCGCGCCGTGGGGCAGGCCCCTGCTCGGTGTGCGTCGCGCCGACACGCGCCGGCTGTGCGCGGATCTCGGGCTGGTCCCGTACGACGATCCGCACAACGCGAGCGCGGAGTTCACCAGGGTGCGGCTGCGCACCGAGGTTCTGCCGCTACTCGAGGACGTGCTCGGCGGCGGGGTGGCCGAGGCGCTGGCCCGCACCGGCGCCCAGCTGCGCGAGGATTCCGCGGTCCTCGACGCGCTCGCCGCCGAGTTGCTGGAGCGGGCGAGCGATGATACGGGCGCGCTGTCGGTCGAGATCCTCGCCACGGCGCCCGCCGCGCTGCGACGGCGGGCGTTGCGGACCTGGCTGCTGGCCGGTGGCGCCAATGCCCTGACCGGCAAGCATCTGCACGCCGTCGACGCGCTGATCGTCGACTGGCGCGGCCAGGGCGGCGTGGCTGTGGGGGGAGGCACAGCCCGGGCGAGGTTGGTTGCCGCGCGCGAACGTGGCAGGCTGACACTGCGCAGGCACGACCGATCGCCCGCGCGGTGA
- a CDS encoding zinc-dependent metalloprotease, giving the protein MFEGADGAEETTAADSGPTGPGARGSGLSAPVDWRLAARTGAALVPAGPSTTRAAAEQVVAELAAASVRAEQPVREVSGLLDDQPVPEARIVDRPGWISAAADSMAVLTGPAPRPSGLQAKITGKPAGVQAGAMLAFLSTAILGQYDPFTGPDGTLLLVAPNIVAVERTLRVSPSDFRLWVCLHEVTHRVQFSSAPWLAGYMRDTVDVFGDIGDDTVTQMLSRLLDEVRDRRRGVVSEDPAARGVLGLLRASQAPPQREALDRLLMLGTLLEGHADHVMDAVGPAVVPTVAQIRAAFDLRRQRPANPVQRLLRALLGMDAKIAQYVRGKAFVDHVVGRVGVVEFNAVWTDATTLPRTAEIEDPDRWIARVLG; this is encoded by the coding sequence ATGTTCGAAGGCGCTGACGGGGCAGAAGAGACGACGGCCGCGGACTCGGGGCCGACCGGGCCCGGCGCGCGCGGATCGGGCCTGTCCGCGCCGGTCGACTGGCGACTGGCCGCGCGCACCGGCGCCGCCCTGGTCCCGGCCGGACCGAGCACGACCCGAGCGGCCGCCGAGCAGGTGGTCGCCGAACTCGCCGCGGCGTCGGTGCGCGCCGAGCAGCCGGTGCGGGAGGTGAGCGGGCTGCTCGACGACCAGCCCGTCCCCGAGGCCAGGATCGTGGACCGGCCCGGCTGGATCAGCGCGGCCGCCGACTCGATGGCCGTACTCACCGGTCCGGCCCCCCGGCCGAGCGGCTTGCAGGCCAAGATCACGGGCAAGCCCGCGGGGGTGCAGGCGGGCGCGATGCTGGCGTTCCTGTCCACCGCCATCCTCGGCCAATACGACCCCTTCACCGGGCCGGACGGCACGCTGCTGCTGGTCGCGCCGAACATCGTCGCGGTGGAACGCACCCTGCGTGTCTCGCCCAGCGACTTCCGGCTGTGGGTGTGCCTGCACGAGGTCACCCACCGGGTGCAGTTCTCCTCCGCGCCGTGGCTGGCCGGCTACATGCGCGACACCGTCGATGTGTTCGGCGACATCGGCGACGACACCGTGACCCAGATGCTCTCGCGGCTGCTCGACGAGGTGCGCGACCGCAGGCGCGGCGTGGTCTCCGAGGATCCGGCCGCGCGCGGTGTACTCGGCCTGCTGCGCGCGAGCCAGGCGCCGCCGCAGCGTGAGGCGCTCGACCGTCTGCTGATGCTCGGCACGCTGCTGGAAGGGCACGCCGACCACGTGATGGACGCGGTCGGCCCCGCCGTGGTCCCGACCGTCGCCCAGATCCGCGCGGCTTTCGACCTGCGCAGGCAACGCCCGGCCAATCCGGTCCAGCGGCTGCTGCGGGCACTGCTGGGCATGGACGCCAAGATCGCCCAATACGTGCGGGGCAAGGCATTCGTCGATCACGTGGTCGGCCGGGTCGGGGTCGTCGAGTTCAACGCGGTGTGGACCGACGCGACGACTCTGCCCCGCACAGCGGAGATCGAGGATCCGGACCGGTGGATCGCCCGAGTGCTCGGATGA
- a CDS encoding inorganic diphosphatase, with product MEFDVTIEIPKGSRNKYEVDHETGRVRLDRFLYTSMAYPADYGFIENTLGEDGDPLDALVLLPDSVFPGVIVEARPVAMYKMEDEAGGDAKVLCVPAGDPRWDHIQDLADVPEFELAAIKHFFERYKDLEPGKYVKGSEWVGRAEAEAEVTASFRRLEEKGGH from the coding sequence GTGGAGTTCGACGTCACCATCGAGATCCCGAAGGGCTCTCGCAACAAGTACGAGGTCGATCACGAGACCGGCCGGGTCCGTCTCGACCGCTTCCTCTACACGTCGATGGCCTATCCCGCCGACTACGGCTTCATCGAGAACACCCTCGGTGAGGACGGCGACCCGCTGGACGCGCTGGTCCTGCTGCCGGACTCGGTGTTCCCCGGTGTGATCGTCGAGGCCCGTCCGGTCGCGATGTACAAGATGGAGGACGAGGCAGGCGGCGACGCCAAGGTGCTGTGCGTGCCCGCGGGCGACCCCCGCTGGGACCACATCCAGGACCTCGCCGACGTCCCGGAGTTCGAGCTGGCCGCGATCAAGCACTTCTTCGAGCGCTACAAGGATCTGGAGCCGGGCAAGTACGTGAAGGGCTCGGAGTGGGTCGGTCGCGCCGAGGCCGAGGCCGAGGTCACCGCTTCCTTCCGGCGTCTGGAGGAGAAGGGCGGCCACTGA
- a CDS encoding crotonase/enoyl-CoA hydratase family protein, whose product MTDWQAFTVEIDGHVARVTLTGPGKGNAMGPDFWRELPEIFAQLDADPQVRAVVLTGSGKHFSFGLDLPAMSGTFGQLLADRALAAPRTDFLKEVRRMQASINSVADCSKPVIAAVAGWCIGGGVDLISAADIRLASAEAKFSIREAKVAIVADVGSLQRLPGIIGEGHLRELTYTGKDIDAARAEKIGLVNDVYPDPEALLEAAHALANEIAANPPLVVQGAKDVLEQRRVNDIAEGLRYVSAWNAAFLPSEDLTEAIQAVFAKRAPEFKGR is encoded by the coding sequence ATGACTGATTGGCAGGCTTTCACCGTCGAGATCGACGGTCATGTCGCCCGGGTGACCTTGACCGGCCCCGGCAAGGGCAACGCGATGGGACCGGACTTCTGGCGGGAGCTCCCCGAGATCTTCGCCCAACTCGACGCCGACCCGCAGGTACGCGCGGTGGTCCTCACCGGCAGCGGCAAGCACTTCTCCTTCGGGCTGGACCTGCCTGCGATGTCGGGCACCTTCGGCCAGTTGCTGGCCGACCGGGCGCTGGCCGCGCCGCGCACCGACTTCCTCAAGGAGGTCCGCAGGATGCAGGCCTCGATCAACTCGGTCGCCGACTGCTCCAAGCCGGTCATCGCCGCGGTGGCGGGCTGGTGCATCGGCGGCGGCGTCGACCTGATCTCGGCCGCCGACATCCGGCTCGCCAGCGCCGAGGCAAAGTTCAGCATCCGCGAGGCAAAGGTCGCCATCGTCGCCGACGTGGGCTCGCTGCAGCGCCTGCCCGGCATCATCGGCGAGGGCCACCTGCGCGAGCTGACCTATACCGGCAAGGACATCGACGCCGCGCGAGCGGAGAAGATCGGCCTGGTCAACGACGTGTATCCGGACCCCGAAGCGCTGCTCGAGGCCGCGCACGCGCTGGCGAACGAGATCGCCGCCAACCCGCCGCTGGTCGTCCAGGGCGCCAAGGACGTGCTCGAACAGCGGCGCGTGAACGACATCGCCGAGGGCCTGCGCTACGTCTCGGCATGGAACGCGGCGTTCCTGCCGTCGGAGGATCTGACCGAGGCCATCCAGGCCGTCTTCGCGAAGCGTGCCCCGGAGTTCAAGGGCCGCTGA
- a CDS encoding flavin reductase family protein, which translates to MRHYPAGVTVVTLDSATGPVGFTATSFASLSLAPPLVSFNIAHTSSSLTALLAAESVVIHFLGEHQRHIAQRFSREAAERFSDTSLWTTLDSGEPVLHGTPIWVRAAVHQRIAIGDHTIFIGLVTRVHDETGERPAASPLLYYNGRYHRPSELEG; encoded by the coding sequence ATGCGGCACTACCCGGCCGGCGTCACCGTCGTCACCCTCGACTCGGCGACCGGGCCGGTGGGCTTCACCGCGACCTCGTTCGCGTCGCTGTCGCTGGCGCCGCCGCTGGTGTCGTTCAACATCGCGCACACTTCCTCGAGCCTGACGGCCCTGCTGGCCGCCGAGTCGGTGGTGATCCACTTCCTCGGCGAGCACCAGCGCCACATCGCGCAGCGCTTCTCCCGCGAAGCCGCCGAGCGCTTCTCCGACACCTCGCTGTGGACGACGCTCGACAGCGGCGAGCCGGTCCTGCACGGCACCCCCATCTGGGTGCGCGCGGCGGTGCACCAGCGCATCGCGATCGGCGATCACACGATCTTCATCGGCCTGGTCACCCGCGTGCACGACGAGACCGGCGAGCGTCCCGCGGCATCACCGCTGCTGTACTACAACGGCCGCTACCACCGTCCCTCCGAGCTGGAGGGCTGA